The Polluticoccus soli sequence TTCTATACGGAGGAAACGGTGCAGGTGCTGCACGCGGTCACGCATTTCTTTAAGGTTCTCCTGCGTCATAACGGAGGCAAAGGTAAGGAGTTTGACCCGCTGCTACTCTATTTCAATATAGTCGGGCGCAACAACGTCTACTTCTTTTACTTTGAAGGTAAAGTTGCGTTGCGAGATGTAGCTGAACACAGCTACGATAGCATTGGTAAGGACATATGCCAGCGTAGGATATAAACCAAACCACTCTACGAAGATCTTCAGGAAGATATAGTTGAGCAGTACACACATGCCTACGAGTAGTGCATAGCGGAAGAGCTGTATCCTGCCCTTGAGGTTTGACTCAGGGAATACCACATACTTGGCCAAAATGAAACCAGCGGGAAAACTGATGCTGAATGACAACAGGAACGCCGATATGTGCGGTGTTATCGTCAGGCCTCCAATTAATATCGCTTGTTCTTCCACAATGTGGTGATAGCACAACCAGTAAAGGAAAATGCCCAACACTGTATTAGTACCACCGCAAGCCAGGTAGCGGAAGGTTTGCAGATTTATCCAGCGCGAAAAAGGCGCATGAAAAAAATCAATAAACGCTAATACGATATTTTTGGCTGAGCTTAGCATCAGGAGCCGCAAAATTAGTGCTTTTCGGGCAACTAAACGTTAATATACATTACCATTTAATCTTATCCATGCGCTTAAAGAAATCTTTTTCTTTTTCGCCGCAGATACGCAACAGTCCGCTCAGCTCATCGTACGATACGAGGTCAGATTGGCGGGCCTTCATGATGCGCGCTGCATGGTAAGCAAAGTTGCGCCAGTCGTCGCCAATGGCTGTCAGTTCTTCTGAGAAACGCAGCAAGTCGTCGCGCTTCAGCATTTCGCCTGCTTCCTGCAGAAAGGCTGCGTGTAAGAAACGGAAACCGGCTCCACCGGTACCTATCTCCTCCTGCATCCGGATAACGTTGCCGAGATACAAAGCGGCTTTACGCGGAGGCAGGGTTTGAGGATATTTTTTAATGCGATTGGCCAGCAGAAAGATCGCGCTATTACCAAACCAGGGCAGCGGCGGACTGAGCATGAACCAGCTGGTCTGCTTAATGCCTGCTTTTATGGCTTTCTCGTAGTCAATGTTGGCCGGGGTATTTTTTATGTAATACATAAAACCCCTCGGCTCGGGTGTACCCTTGGCGAAGCGGGCCTTCACCAGGTCGTCGTATTTAATACGCGCCACATCTTCCAGTATGGGATCGCTTACCAGGTACTCGTCACCCTCTTTACCATAGATCACCGTGTTGTGAGCGTTAAAGTGGAAACGGAAAGCTTCGGGCATGAACGGCAGGTAATACACACTGCACAAAATACCTACAGGCCTGCCTTGCGCCAGCACGGCATCGAGCGCCTGCATGGCTTTTTCCGGCGAACGGAACCGTTCTGTATGCATTTCCACGCCAAGGCGGTTCATCACCCGCTTAAAAATAGCGCCCGGCCAGGTGCGAAATGTAGAACCCGGAGTGCCGTTCACTTTTACAAACGGCAGGTGACCGAAAAACATACCTGCGCCTATACCGAAAGCCATCGGCTCGGTGATGTTGATGCCATCGTGGCGGAGCAGGTTGGCGGTAACGCCGCTTTCGCAGTGTGCGTGCTGGTAGTGCTTGAACTCTGTACCCATGATATATGTAAGCTATTTACCGAAACCGGTCAGCTCGTCTACTGTAATGTTGAAAATTGTTGCGTATTTCTGAAGCGTTTCGGGTTTGAGCGTTTGGAACACTGAAGGCTTCATATGGCGTTTTACCTGCCACTCCCATTTACCAACGTATTTGGCCAGCAAAGGTACGTCCATCAGCGTCTTTTGCATAAAGTATGCTAGAGGACTTAGTTCACCGGCTTTAACCTTAGTCTCAGTTTCAGCCAGCTCCTGCTCCACTTCATCCCAGGCCTGCTTCATGGCAAAGTTCTCTGCCTCCCAACCTGCCGAATTAACGCCTGTGTATTTACCGTCTTTATCGACGGCATACATCAGCTTCCGAAGGTTCTCGCCTTCTTTAAAGTTCTTGGGATCCTGCGGTACTTCGTTGATCTTCATGTCGCTCCTCTTTCGCTTGGTGCCCGAAATTACACCCGATTTCCTGAAATTCTCTCCGGAAAGGCTGGATTTGTTGCCGATTGTTGCCGTTTTGGGGAGTTAAAAACTAAATCCTCCCTATTTGTTGTCGTTTGTTGTCGATTTCGTGCCAGCATCCTCATCTTCAACTTTATTTTCATTTCTCAACCTTACTTTCTTTTGTCTTGAAACAAAAGAAAGTAACAAAGAAAAATTCAAGGCTAAGCGAAACGGCTAAAAATTCCGTTCGCTTCGTTGCAACGAAAAAAGCTTACTAGCATCCACTAACATATCCGGACCTTTCTCAAATCAGCTTTACCAACCATACCCAACATTTTCGTTGCGGCCACTACGCTCCCGGAATTTTCTTAACGCCTTATTCGCTAAGGCCGGCACTCCGAAATCGTGTCATTCGGACGAGCCAGTTACAATGTTTACATTCGCTAACATTGTTAGCGGTATTTTTCGAATAGCGAAAACGTTAACAAACGTTGTACACCTTGCCACAAATTTACAAATAGCAAATATACAATAATTAATTCAATTTTGGATATACATTTCTAGGTGGTCGCTTCCTGCTGCACGAGCTTTTTAATGAGTGCGATCTGGCCCAGGTGGTAATGAGCGTGCTCGATAATTCCGGCGAGGTTGCGGTACCAGGTGCCGTATTTCGGGTCGGTGAAATCTTCTCCGAGTATGCTATCAGGTAGTTTTTCGATGAGCGATGCAAAGTGTTCTGCTTCATCCCAGCATTTGTTTAGAAAATCATCCCATTCGCGCTGTTCACCAAAAGGCGGATGCGTGAATGCATATTTATCGCTGGCTGTCAGCGGCTGGCCTTCCAGCACTTTGATCACTTCGTGGATGTAATAATTGATATGATAGGTCAGTGTAGCAATAGTATTGAGACCATGCACCTGTGTAAGTGCCTGCTCGAGCGTTACGCCTGTCAGCTGTTCTTTCAGGTTGGAGACCGTCCAGTTACCACCGAAGTGAACATCGCGCAGGTGTTTGGCTATTTGTGCTGTTGTGGTCATGGCATGTATCTTAGCTTATTGCAACTTCGCACTAATAACTGTATTTTACAACAATACAATGCCTTTTCAATGAAATTATTGGCGACAGAGAGAATTGACACGCTGAACTTTTTCCTGATCATTTTATCTGCTGTCATGGCGATTTTCATGCCCTTCGAGCTGTTCCTGTTCAGCTATGCAATTTTCGGTCCGCTGCACTACCTGACCGAAGTATCATGGTTGCATGACAAGAACTATTTCACGCAGAACAAATACGATTATCTATACCTGGTGGCCATTGCGGGAGGTATCTCTGTCCTGTTTCTCGACGCCATCTTCAATTTCATGGATATCCCACTGCCCCCGTTCATGGCTTCTACGCTTACGTGGGTGGGCATCTTATTGGCTATCCTGTTTGTTAGTGTAAAAAAGCTGGCCTATCGCATAGTCGGCATTATCGGTATACTGATACTTGCGAAAGCCTCACTAAGCCAGACAATGACAGTGTATCTGAGTGTGTTTCTGCCAACGCTGATACATGTTTATGTTTTCACCGGCTTATTCATGCTATACGGGGCACTGAAATCTAAAAGCCGCATGGGCCTGGTGAGTGTGGCACTATTTGCATTTTGTCCGTTCATACTCCTGAACCTGTTTCCCAACTTCAGCTTCTATGATGCTACCGACTATGCCAAACGGGCTTATATAGGCTCGGACGGGAAAGCTGGCTTTATGAGCATGAGTATACAGACCATCCATTTGCTGTTTGGCACAACGGTAACTGCCACAACCGAGCAGGAGGCGAACCAGATGTGGCTCAACCACATCTTCCATTCAGCAAACGGCATCGTAGTGGCACGGCTGGTGGCCTTTGCTTACACTTATCATTATCTCAACTGGTTCTCAAAAACCAAGGTAATACAATGGCACAAAGTACCCAGGCTGCGTTTTGGCATCGTGATCATTGCCTGGCTATTGAGCGTAGCACTGTATGCTATCAACTTTACCATGGGGCTGACCTGGCTGTTCTTCCTCAGTATGGTACATGTACTGCTGGAGCTACCGTTGAATGCTGTTTCCGTAATGGGTATATATTCGATACTGAAGCAGCGGGTGCTCGGTAAAAAGGAGGAAGTTGAGGTGAAGGTGGTAAAAGGGTAAAACTTCAATTCTCTTAATAAGCGAAAGGCTGCTTGATGCAGCCTTTCGTCTTCAAATATCAAAGGCAAATTACCGGCAACTTTGCCATCGGCTCGACTACCCTGCCTTTAGCTTGCCTTCCAGTTCTTCAATGATCTTTTTTAGGCGGCCTTTTGTCTGTGTGGCGTCTACATAAAATGCCTCACCATCGTTGACGGTAATGCTGTAATACAATTCATCTCTCACCCTCTTATCTTCAACAGGGGCAAGTGCCTTTAGCTGTTCGATAACCTCTTTTTCATCGACATCATAGCTACCTGACGCCTGTAGTGTTTTGCCTAACAAACCACCCGACCGTTTCAACTGCAATTTTACCATGCCTAAATTTACACTTTCGCGGCCTTCCAGCCAGCTATGACGCCTTTATGCACCTTGCTGTTTTTGCCAAACAACTGGTGAGCATGTGATATGGTAGCTTTTTTAGCCGCTTTAAAATCGGAGTCAGCGCTAAGAGATTGGGTAAGCGCCGCATACCATACCTTACCGATGGTTTCCCAGGCATACCCGCCAATTTCTTTGGCCGCCATGCAAAATGCATAGTTGGGGATCCCAGAGTTATAATGCACACCGCCCCAGTCTCCATCCTTGGTATTGGGCAATACAACAAAATCTTTCATTGTAGCCGGTTGCGGGTCATCGCCCCATTGCGGGTGGTTTGTAAAAGCTGTGCCGGGTGATGCCATGCTTCTCAAGGAGTACTGCTTGCCGAGCATGATATTCTCACCTATCAGCCAGTTGCTCTGGTTCACGTCCTCGTTCATGGCATATTGCTTTATCATGATGCCAAAAACATCTGAAAACGATTCGTTGAGCGCGCCGGGCTGGTTCTCATAGTCGAAGTTGGCAGCATATTCGGTTACACCGTGAGCCAGTTCGTGTGCTATTATATCAATATCATTCGTAAAACTGTCGAACGTAATCTTGTCGCCATCTCCGTACACCATCTGGCGGCCGTTCCACAGTGCATTGTTATACTTCTTGCCGTAATGAATTGAATTGACCAGCGGCATCCCGGCATCGTCAATACTGTTCCGTTTAAAAATATCGTAGTAGAAATCCCAGGTGGCCTTTACGCCTTTCAACACATTCCTGGCTTCTTTATCTTTCTTTATCTGCGCACTGGTCATGAGCTTGCCTGGCAGGCTATACCCTTTACTAACCGTGTGTATTTGAATCACGGCTTTCGGCTTTGGCGCCGCAGCTTTCTTCACGGCCAAAACAGTTCTTTCAGTGGCCGCAAGTGTAGAAAAGAATTTCCGGTCGCTCCGAAGGCGGAAGTCGCGGAGTTCATTGTTCAGCGCATCTTCCAGTTTAAGTTTTTCACTCTCCTTCATCTTTTCAGCGATGTAGGGCGGCAAAATGCACCGGATCGGATTGCGATGGTTTTTACACATGGTTCATGGTTTTAAGTGGTAACAGATATGTTTCTCAGTATCCCGAAAACCAATATAATAAAACCTGAAGTGTTTTTATAACACGCCGCGTAATTAGCTTGTATACAATACCTCCCGAATTCTAATCAATGTCTCATTGGCCTGCACTTCATCAGGAACTTCTGGCAGATCGCTTTTGGCAAAGAGCCCAGATATGGTTTGCACGCGTTCTTCCGCCATTGCTACAAGGTCATCGTATAAGAAATGACCATTACGTACTTTCATAAGAAATTCACGGTCGGGACGACGCACATTGATCTTGTTTTCAGTGGCGATCTCGGCAGCCATATGCAGCAACCTGAATGTGTGCATCATATTTTTGGCATCGTAGTTTTTACCATGAGCCAGGGTATTTTGAAACCGTACATTGTTTCGTTTGCCCACCCAATCCCAATACTCGCGATAGTCTTTACAATAGGCTGAATAGCCATCTTTATTGAATGAGATCAGGGCTTTGGGCTCCAGCTTTTCTTCTATAGAGCTCAGCCGTACGTCGTTAGCATCTTCTCCGGAATAGATACCGGCAAATCCGCGACCGAAAACCTGGCTATTGTGAAACAACGCATAGACATCCCGTGCATGAGGAACTCTGACAAGTCCGCAGTCTTCCTGCTTATATCCCTGCTGATCGAGCCATGCCTGTAAAGGCAAAGCGTGATAACCATTGATGATGTAACAAAAATCAATGACCGTTTTCCGCTTCTCGTCTACCGGGTTAAATATTTTTTTATTGAGGCCTTTGGCTTTTTTTATCTGTGTTTGCGCATAACCCGCAAAGCTGTGCTGACATAATCTGGAAAGAAAAAGTTCCGGCTTCACCAGATTTAGTACATCGTGTTTGTATAAGATGCAATCTGCGGGACTATTCAGCAACTCCAATATGTTCGGATTGTTGCGAACTAACATTTCTATAAAACGTTTCAACTCGTAATAGACTATATCATTGGTACTGTTAGCCACCTGCTCGGTGTAATACAGGCTATAGTAGTCATTCTTGTCTAAATAGAAAACGCCTTTAATATCTGTATCCGACTGCGGAGTATCTAATCCATACGCTTTGCTACCGCTGATGCATCTCAACAACTGCAGTCGTTCATTTCCGTGTATGTCCTCAAATTTCATACAGATGCTTTCTGAATAGATCGTTCAATGCCGACGATTCTGTTTCTTTTTTGGGGATGTCCCGGCCTTTCGTTTCACAATATGCAATCTGCTCCTGGATGAAATGCTGCACGCGGGGGATGGACTTAATGGTGCTTTTTTCATCAGCATGTTCTTTCTGCTCCAGCAAAAGGTCAATAAGCTCTTGAAGCGCGGGTTCGCTAATAAGCGTTCTCAAAGCTCCAAAAGTCATCGGTGGCACTTCGTTCTTTTCCACGATCCATAGCGCCGCTAACAGCGAACGCAAACAATAAAAATATTTTTTCAACCGAACCTCCTCCGACTGCAATTCACTGAAAGCATTCCTTGCCATACTAGAATAATGATGCAATCCAGCACGCGGAGAAAAGTAGTCAGCCATTAATTGCCGGATATCGTTCATGAAAACGGAAGACTGCCTGTAAACGATTGGAGATTGCAGCCACTCGTACAAGGGAGGGTTGGAGGTCCGAAACAGGCGAAGCGCTTTACGAATATCCCAGCCATTAATATCTAAAACTTCGTTGACAGGCAAATCGAGAACATCGCGAAACTCATCGATACTTAAATATTTGTCACGGGGCTGAGCATATATGAATCGCACATCGTAGTCGCTGTCAGTTGAGGGGAAACCCCATGCTCTGCTACCTGATTCACATGCATATAATATTTTGACCGAATGCTGCCTTTCCAGTTCATCCAGCTGATGCTGTATTTCACTAACCATTCGGCTAATATAATATATTGAACCAGCCGAACATTACCCTTTATTCAGAGCCTCCCACAACTAAATGTATCATTTGATTCCCAGTATGCTAATGTACCCGGAACTCTGCCCGAACAGTGATGCTGGCAGTTTTATTTTTGCTGCTGGTATTGAAAGCCCCCGAAGAGGTGAAGTCCTCGTTGCTATACTGCCCGGTTATCTGGAAGATGCCCATCGATGCGCGTTTCAGATCGCCCAGCTTACTTCCACTGTTATCCGCTATCGTGCGCGCGCGGTTGCCTGCATCTTTCGCCGCTTTGGCCAGCAGGTTGAGCTTGATATCCGCCAGCTTGGTGTAATAGTACATTGGCGGCTGAGAATTGAGCTCAATACCAGATTGGATCAGTTGCGTAATATCCCTTGACACCTTTTCTACATTATTGATATTTTTCGATTCGACCTTAACTGTCTGGTTCAACTTATACCCCTTAAACACACTACTGGTACGATGGCCTTCTTCGTTATAAGTCTCATCGTACTCTTTTTCGATACTTATAGCAGAAATGATGATCTCGTTTCGCGCAATACCGTTGCTTGTTAAGTAAGCCTGTACTTGCTGTGCATCATTTTGCAACGATGAATAAGCCAGCTTTAGATCAACATCGGTACGCTGAAAACTGGCGGACCAGACGATCAGATCGGCAACAAAGTTATGTTCAGCGCTACCAATAACACTTACTGTAGCATCCTGTCTGAATTTGCTCTTGAAGGATGTACCCAGGATAGCTGCAGCAATAACTATCGCCAGGGCGAAAATGATGGCAGGAATGTGACTGCGCATGGTAACAGGTGTTTATATCCTAAAATTAAAACATCTTATACCGCCACTCTTCATATCATTGCCAACTTCTCCCACAACCTCATCACTTCCATCGCTTCCTTTACGTCGTGCACACGCAGTATGTTGGCGCCCTGCTGCAGAGCTACCATGTTTAGTGCCGTAGTACCATTGAGGGCGTCTTCGGGCGAAACCCCGAGTGTGCGGCACACAATGGATTTTCTGGAGAGGCCGGCAAGTATCGGTTTGCCCAGCATGCGGAAGGTGTGCAGGTGATTGAGCAGTTCAAAATTGTGCTCTACAGTTTTACCAAAACCAAAGCCGGGATCGATAATAACGTCGGTAATGCCGGCTTGTTTGCAACGGTCGCAGATATCCACCAGGTAGCTGCGCACTTCGGTCACTACATTATTATAGGTGGGGTTTTTCTGCATGGTTTTGGGCGTGCCCTGCATGTGCATGGCTATGTAAGGCACTTTCAGTTCTCCCACCGTCTGCAGCATATTGCTGTCTATACTGCCCGCGCTTACATCATTTATTATAGAAACTCCTGCTGCAACAGCCTCGCGGGCGGTGGCGGAGTTGTAGGTATCTATAGACAGCCAGGCCTCCGGAAATTCTTTGGCAATAGCTTCAATAGCCGGTATTACCCGCTGCAATTCTTCTTCTGCACCCATTATCCCGGCGCCGGGTTTTGTGGTAGCACCTCCTATATCCAGTATCGTCGCCCCCTCGTTCAACATCTTTTCCGCATTGCGCAAAAGCCCGCCGGTGTTGCTATCGCGGCCCTTTGTATAGAAGCTGTCGGGCGTGGCGTTGAGTACACCCATAACAATGGGTTTCGATATGTCGAGCAACCGCCCTTTGCTTTGCAAGGTGGTTTGTACGGGTAAAACTGTATTTTTGAAACTCATTGCCTTACAAAGAAAATGCAGGATAGTTTAAGCACCAACACCACAGCCGAAATGTCTCACACCTTACAGCAGTACACCAGTGTAGTAGCCAGATGTAAAGACCTGTACCTGAATAAGGCCAAGGACTACGGCACCTCGTGGCGCGTACTGAGGCCTATATCAATTGTAGACCAGATATATATCAAAGCCTGGCGCATACGCCAGATACAGGAAAAAGGCGTTCAAAAGATAGGCGACAGCATCGAGAGCGAGTTCGTCGGCATAGTGAACTATGGCATCATAGCGCTGATACAAAGCGCCATACCCGAAGGCACCGAGACAGAGCTGATGTATAGCGAAGCGCGCAGGTGGTATGAACTGAAGGCAAAAGAGATCGAAGACCTGATGCTGCAAAAAAACCACGACTATGGCGAGGCCTGGCGCGATATGTCGCAACAGAGCTTTGTAGACCTGATATTGGTAAAGCTCCTTCGCATCAAACAAATACTGGCAAATGATGGACAGACCATCGTATCTGAAGGCATTGATGCCAACTTTTGCGATATCGTGAACTACGGGATATTTGCCCTCATAAAAATGGGAGAGTAGCTTTTTAACACTTTGCTACCATCCATTTACTAAATTTACTTGTCATTAAAAGACAACACACAACCTTAGCATAAAAATATGAAGTACTTCCTCTGGTTATTACGCATCGTAGTAGGTGGTTTATTCATTTTCTCCGGTCTTATCAAAGCCAACGATCCGCTCGGTCTCAGCTATAAGATGAACGAGTTTTTCGAAGTGTGGGGTACTCATTTCCTGATGCCGTATTCGCTGGCCTTGTCGGTTGTCATGATCGCTTTTGAGATCATAGCTGGTGTAGCGGTGATATTGGGTTATGCTTACAGGGTATTTTCTTTCTTATTATTACTGCTCATCACCTTCTTTACCTTCCTGACGGCCTATGTGCTGTTCTCGGGCAAGATAAAAGAGTGCGGCTGCTTTGGCGATTGCATCAAAATAACCAACCAGGAAACTTTCTGGAAAGACGTGGCCCTGCTGGTGATGATATTGATACTGTTCGTTTACCGCAACAGGGTAAAACCGATATTTAGTGGATACCCCAGCGTTGCCATACTGGTGCTGACTGCGTTCTTTGCCTTCGGTATTCAGTGGTGGACACTCGAGCACCTTCCGTTCTGGGATTGCCTGCCATTTAAAAAAGGCGTGAATATCAATGTGGACAACAAGATAC is a genomic window containing:
- a CDS encoding GtrA family protein, yielding MLSSAKNIVLAFIDFFHAPFSRWINLQTFRYLACGGTNTVLGIFLYWLCYHHIVEEQAILIGGLTITPHISAFLLSFSISFPAGFILAKYVVFPESNLKGRIQLFRYALLVGMCVLLNYIFLKIFVEWFGLYPTLAYVLTNAIVAVFSYISQRNFTFKVKEVDVVAPDYIEIE
- a CDS encoding BtrH N-terminal domain-containing protein, with the translated sequence MGTEFKHYQHAHCESGVTANLLRHDGINITEPMAFGIGAGMFFGHLPFVKVNGTPGSTFRTWPGAIFKRVMNRLGVEMHTERFRSPEKAMQALDAVLAQGRPVGILCSVYYLPFMPEAFRFHFNAHNTVIYGKEGDEYLVSDPILEDVARIKYDDLVKARFAKGTPEPRGFMYYIKNTPANIDYEKAIKAGIKQTSWFMLSPPLPWFGNSAIFLLANRIKKYPQTLPPRKAALYLGNVIRMQEEIGTGGAGFRFLHAAFLQEAGEMLKRDDLLRFSEELTAIGDDWRNFAYHAARIMKARQSDLVSYDELSGLLRICGEKEKDFFKRMDKIKW
- a CDS encoding DinB family protein, giving the protein MTTTAQIAKHLRDVHFGGNWTVSNLKEQLTGVTLEQALTQVHGLNTIATLTYHINYYIHEVIKVLEGQPLTASDKYAFTHPPFGEQREWDDFLNKCWDEAEHFASLIEKLPDSILGEDFTDPKYGTWYRNLAGIIEHAHYHLGQIALIKKLVQQEATT
- a CDS encoding M4 family metallopeptidase: MCKNHRNPIRCILPPYIAEKMKESEKLKLEDALNNELRDFRLRSDRKFFSTLAATERTVLAVKKAAAPKPKAVIQIHTVSKGYSLPGKLMTSAQIKKDKEARNVLKGVKATWDFYYDIFKRNSIDDAGMPLVNSIHYGKKYNNALWNGRQMVYGDGDKITFDSFTNDIDIIAHELAHGVTEYAANFDYENQPGALNESFSDVFGIMIKQYAMNEDVNQSNWLIGENIMLGKQYSLRSMASPGTAFTNHPQWGDDPQPATMKDFVVLPNTKDGDWGGVHYNSGIPNYAFCMAAKEIGGYAWETIGKVWYAALTQSLSADSDFKAAKKATISHAHQLFGKNSKVHKGVIAGWKAAKV
- a CDS encoding DNA polymerase beta superfamily protein, encoding MKFEDIHGNERLQLLRCISGSKAYGLDTPQSDTDIKGVFYLDKNDYYSLYYTEQVANSTNDIVYYELKRFIEMLVRNNPNILELLNSPADCILYKHDVLNLVKPELFLSRLCQHSFAGYAQTQIKKAKGLNKKIFNPVDEKRKTVIDFCYIINGYHALPLQAWLDQQGYKQEDCGLVRVPHARDVYALFHNSQVFGRGFAGIYSGEDANDVRLSSIEEKLEPKALISFNKDGYSAYCKDYREYWDWVGKRNNVRFQNTLAHGKNYDAKNMMHTFRLLHMAAEIATENKINVRRPDREFLMKVRNGHFLYDDLVAMAEERVQTISGLFAKSDLPEVPDEVQANETLIRIREVLYTS
- a CDS encoding nucleotidyltransferase domain-containing protein; translated protein: MVSEIQHQLDELERQHSVKILYACESGSRAWGFPSTDSDYDVRFIYAQPRDKYLSIDEFRDVLDLPVNEVLDINGWDIRKALRLFRTSNPPLYEWLQSPIVYRQSSVFMNDIRQLMADYFSPRAGLHHYSSMARNAFSELQSEEVRLKKYFYCLRSLLAALWIVEKNEVPPMTFGALRTLISEPALQELIDLLLEQKEHADEKSTIKSIPRVQHFIQEQIAYCETKGRDIPKKETESSALNDLFRKHLYEI
- a CDS encoding SIMPL domain-containing protein — translated: MRSHIPAIIFALAIVIAAAILGTSFKSKFRQDATVSVIGSAEHNFVADLIVWSASFQRTDVDLKLAYSSLQNDAQQVQAYLTSNGIARNEIIISAISIEKEYDETYNEEGHRTSSVFKGYKLNQTVKVESKNINNVEKVSRDITQLIQSGIELNSQPPMYYYTKLADIKLNLLAKAAKDAGNRARTIADNSGSKLGDLKRASMGIFQITGQYSNEDFTSSGAFNTSSKNKTASITVRAEFRVH
- the folP gene encoding dihydropteroate synthase codes for the protein MGVLNATPDSFYTKGRDSNTGGLLRNAEKMLNEGATILDIGGATTKPGAGIMGAEEELQRVIPAIEAIAKEFPEAWLSIDTYNSATAREAVAAGVSIINDVSAGSIDSNMLQTVGELKVPYIAMHMQGTPKTMQKNPTYNNVVTEVRSYLVDICDRCKQAGITDVIIDPGFGFGKTVEHNFELLNHLHTFRMLGKPILAGLSRKSIVCRTLGVSPEDALNGTTALNMVALQQGANILRVHDVKEAMEVMRLWEKLAMI
- a CDS encoding DUF1599 domain-containing protein yields the protein MQDSLSTNTTAEMSHTLQQYTSVVARCKDLYLNKAKDYGTSWRVLRPISIVDQIYIKAWRIRQIQEKGVQKIGDSIESEFVGIVNYGIIALIQSAIPEGTETELMYSEARRWYELKAKEIEDLMLQKNHDYGEAWRDMSQQSFVDLILVKLLRIKQILANDGQTIVSEGIDANFCDIVNYGIFALIKMGE
- a CDS encoding BT_3928 family protein — translated: MKYFLWLLRIVVGGLFIFSGLIKANDPLGLSYKMNEFFEVWGTHFLMPYSLALSVVMIAFEIIAGVAVILGYAYRVFSFLLLLLITFFTFLTAYVLFSGKIKECGCFGDCIKITNQETFWKDVALLVMILILFVYRNRVKPIFSGYPSVAILVLTAFFAFGIQWWTLEHLPFWDCLPFKKGVNINVDNKIPPGAKPDRYESIMIYKKDGVEKEFTMENYPWQDTTWVFVDRKDKLVEKGNAEPKIRDYIITDYDGNDRTEQILTAPGYTWLLYIKDPGKARHDNFDRIRQLAQEANQQNIPFYVLISADKASAEQYQKEWHFENMQFLVLDVTVSKTALRSNPGLMLLEQGVIKGKWSFRDYPNSIADVKQ